A genomic window from Populus alba chromosome 19, ASM523922v2, whole genome shotgun sequence includes:
- the LOC140955150 gene encoding putative disease resistance protein At1g63350, whose protein sequence is MDEKVFKILRFSYMHLKESALQQCFLYCALFPEDFKIPREDLIAYLIDEGVIKGMSRKAEFDKGHSMLNKLQSACLLEKVEFGSHFRCVKMHDLIRDMAIQILQENSQDMVKAGARNAKLQFIADSFFEQLRGLKVLDLSYTGITKLPDSVSELVSLTTLLLYSCYILRHVPSLEKLKALKRLDLSGTWALEKMPQGMECLCNLRRKTIVCGNLSIDRDRDFQVMFPKDIQQLGIDNCDDATSLCIFWSLIKNATELETINISDCNSMESLVSSSWFCSVPPPSPSYSGIFFGLKEFNCYDCKNMKKLFPLVLLPSLVNLECIEVGECEKMEEIICGTRSDEEGVMGEESSTDLKLPKLRSLLLIRLPELKSICSVNLICDSLQSIRVKNCEKKLKRMGICLSLLENGEPSPPPSLIAIPPFFNYG, encoded by the exons ATGGATGAGAAggtattcaaaatattaagatttagtTATATGCACTTAAAGGAGTCAGCACTGCAACAATGTTTCTTGTACTGTGCATTATTCCCGGAAGACTTCAAGATCCCTAGAGAGGATTTGATAGCTTATTTGATTGATGAGGGAGTGATAAAAGGCATGAGTAGGAAGGCAGAATTTGACAAAGGCCACTCGATGCTTAATAAACTTCAAAGTGCCTGCCTTTTGGAAAAAGTTGAATTCGGCAGTCATTTTAGATGTGTgaagatgcatgacttgattagggatATGGCCATCCAAATACTGCAAGAGAACTCTCAAGACATGGTTAAAGCAGGTGCACG AAACGCAAAGTTGCAATTTATAGCAGATTCATTTTTTGAGCAGTTGCGTGGGctcaaggttcttgatctgtctTATACAGGTATCACAAAACTACCTGATTCTGTCTCTGAATTGGTGAGTCTCACTACATTATTGCTCTATAGTTGTTATATTTTAAGGCATGTGCCGTCATTAGAAAAGCTCAAGGCACTGAAGAGGTTAGATCTCTCTGGTACTTGGGCACTTGAAAAGATGCCTCAAGGTATGGAATGTCTATGCAACCTGAG AAGGAAAACAATTGTTTGCGGTAACTTGAGTATCGACAGAGACAGAGATTTTCAGGTCATGTTCCCAAAGGACATTCAACAACTAGGCATTGATAATTGTGATGATGCAACAAGTTTATGCATTTTTTGGTCTCTAATAAAGAATGCAACTGAACTGGAGACTATCAACATTAGTGATTGCAatagcatggagagcttggtttcatcttcttggttctgcTCTGTTCCACCACCATCTCCATCTTATAGTGGAATATTTTTTGGTCTTAAAGAGTTTAATTGTTATGATTGTAAGAAcatgaagaagttgttccctCTTGTCTTGCTGCCAAGCCTCGTAAACCTGGAATGCATTGAAGTTGGTGAatgtgagaaaatggaggagataatatgTGGAACAAGATCAGATGAAGAAGGTGTTATGGGTGAAGAAAGCAGCACCGATCTCAAACTCCCCAAGTTAAGATCTCTGCTATTGATTAGAttaccagaactgaaaagcatttgCAGTGTAAACCTGATTTGCGATTCTCTCCAATCAATAAGAGTAAAGAATTGTGAGAAGAAGCTGAAGAGGATGGGAATTTGTCTTtcgttgcttgaaaatggcgagccatctcctcccccttctctCATAGCAATCCCCCCTTTCTTCAATTATGGataa
- the LOC118039839 gene encoding putative disease resistance protein At4g10780 — translation MKCMYCGRQFRNDTSISRIKWHLSGEKGRGVAICERVPKQVQEAAFQAMHGANKRHKSIASSSNVNDNAISTTPQEQNNEGDNLAGDAGTRQAPDTILGQALERFLEEINNVMTDDIENGTGGVVQPGAGASSSGGLTGNTNETQGDPLPTSLHVEVDNVAPQGQHLERVTGQPVVRGSSHERPLVNHDEPQEDQLCPPLVNMVGDPGQPVVRDSSHEVLQRNGDDSGRDVFLTEELIGGEFENNKNAIWSWIMNDEASSSIGIYGMGGAGKTTLLTHIYNQLLQEPGTFPHVHWITVSQDFSVCKLQNLIANDIHLDLSNEDNERKRAAKLSKALIEKQQWVLILDDLWNCFDFDKVGIPIQVKGCKLILTTRSLEVCQRMVCQKTIKVEPLSVEEAWALFMKVLGCIPPEVEEIAKSMAKECGGLPLGIKTMAGTMRGVDDICEWRNALEELKQSRVWQEDMDEKVFHILRFSFMHLKESALQQCFLCCALFPEDFKIRREDLIAYLIDEGVIKGLKSREAEFNKGHSMLNKLERVCLLESAKEGYYEDRCVKMHDLIRDMAIQILQENSQGMVKAGARLRELPDAEEWTENLTRVSLMHNQIEEIPSRHSPRCPNLSTLLLCNNSKLQFIADLFFERLHELKVLDLSRTNITKLPDSVSELMSLTALLLINCDMLRHVPSLEKLKALKRLDLSGTWALENMPQGMECLCNLKYLRMSGCGEKEFPSGLLPKLSHLEVFVLEEWISPIIKDNRKGLPITVKGKEVGCLRKLETLVCHFEGYLDYVEYLKTRDETKSLTRYRIHVGLLDKYYKHYHADFRRKTIVFGNWSIDRDGDFQVIFLKDIQQLGIDNCDHATSLCDFWSLIKNATELEAIKISDCNSMESLVSSSWFCSAPPPSPSYSGIFFGLKEFKCYDCKNMKKLFPLVLLPSLVNLEYIEVGNCEKMEEIIGGTRSDEEGVMGEESSTDLKLPKLRSLVLIRLPELKSICSVNLICDSLQSIRVKNCEKLKRMGIWLPLLENGEPSPPPSLARIHASSKEWWESVVEWEHPNAKDVLRPFVRFEGMANINFRRSGLHNVNKINKVSN, via the exons ATGAAGTGTATGTATTGCGGGCGTCAATTTCGTAACGATACTTccatttcaaggatcaaatggcatttatCAGGAGAGAAAGGGCGTGGTGTTGCAATTTGTGAAAGAGTTCCTAAACAAGTTCAAGAAGCAGCTTTTCAAGCTATGCATGGTGCcaacaaaagacataaaagcATAGCAAGTTCAAGCAATGTTAATGATAATGCCATTTCCACCACCccacaagaacaaaacaatgaAGGCGACAATTTGGCAGGAGATGCAGGAACGAGACAAGCACCAGATACAATATTGGGTCAAGCACTTGAAAGATTTTTGGAAGAGATCAATAATGTAATGACGGATGATATAGAGAATGGGACTGGAGGAGTAGTGCAGCCTGGTGCAGGAGCTAGCTCTTCTGGAGGGCTTACAGGCAACACAAATGAGACTCAAGGAGATCCATTACCTACTAGCTTACATGTTGAAGTCGACAATGTGGCGCCACAAGGGCAACATCTGGAGAGAGTAACTGGGCAGCCTGTTGTAAGAGGTAGTTCTCATGAGAGGCCACTTGTTAATCACGATGAGCCTCAAGAAGATCAACTCTGTCCTCCACTAGTGAACATGGTTGGAGACCCTGGGCAGCCTGTTGTGAGAGATAGCTCTCATGAAGTTCTTCAACGTAATGGCGATGATAGCGGACGAGATGTGTTTCTAACTGAAGAACTAATAGgtggagagtttgaaaataataagaatgctATCTGGTCGTGGATAATGAATGATGAAGCCTCGTCAAGTATTGGCATTTACGGGATGGGGGGTGCGGGCAAAACAACATTGCTCACACATATCTACAATCAGCTTCTACAAGAACCTGGCACTTTTCCTCATGTTCACTGGATCACGGTATCGCAGGATTTTAGTGTTTGTAAATTGCAGAATCTTATTGCAAACGACATTCATTTAGATCTTTCAAATGAAGACAACGAGAGGAAAAGGGCTGCAAAACTGTCAAAAGCATTAATTGAGAAACAACAGTGGGTtctcattttagatgatttgtggaactgttttgattttgataaggTGGGAATTCCTATCCAAGTGAAGGGATGCAAACTAATTCTTACAACTCGATCATTAGAAGTTTGTCAGCGGATGGTCTGCCAGAAGACAATCAAAGTGGAGCCTCTTTCAGTGGAAGAAGCTTGGGCTCTGTTCATGAAGGTACTTGGATGTATTCCTCCAGAAGTGGAAGAAATTGCAAAATCTATGGCAAAAGAATGTGGTGGTTTGCCTCTTGGAATTAAAACAATGGCCGGAACCATGAGGGGAGTGGATGATATATGTGAGTGGAGGAATGCTTTAGAGGAACTGAAACAATCAAGAGTTTGGCAGGAGGACATGGATGAGAAGGTATTCCACATACTGAGATTTAGTTTTATGCACTTAAAGGAGTCAGCACTGCAACAATGCTTCTTGTGCTGTGCATTATTCCCGGAAGACTTCAAGATCCGTAGAGAGGATTTGATAGCTTATTTGATTGACGAGGGAGTGATAAAAGGGCTGAAGAGTAGGGAGGCAGAATTTAACAAAGGCCACTCGATGCTGAATAAACTCGAAAGAGTCTGCCTATTGGAAAGCGCTAAGGAAGGGTATTATGAGGATAGAtgtgtcaagatgcatgacttgattagggatATGGCCATCCAAATACTGCAAGAGAACTCTCAAGGCATGGTTAAAGCAGGTGCACGCTTAAGAGAATTGCCTGATGCAGAGGAGTGGACAGAGAATCTTACTAGAGTTTCACTGATGCATAACCAGATTGAAGAAATTCCTTCCAGACATTCACCAAGGTGTCCCAATCTTTCAACTCTACTGTTATGCAACAATTCAAAGTTGCAATTTATTgcagatttattttttgagcgGTTGCATGAGctcaaggttcttgatctgtctCGTACAAATATCACAAAACTGCCTGATTCTGTCTCTGAATTGATGAGTCTCACTGCATTATTGCTCATTAATTGTGATATGTTAAGGCATGTGCCGTCATTAGAAAAGCTCAAGGCACTGAAGAGGTTAGATCTCTCTGGTACTTGGGCACTTGAAAATATGCCTCAAGGCATGGAATGTCTATGCAACTTGAAGTATCTGAGAATGAGTGGATGtggtgaaaaggagtttcctAGTGGGTTGTTACCTAAGCTCTCTCACCTGGAAGTCTTTGTATTGGAGGAGTGGATTTCTCCTATTATCAAAGATAATAGAAAAGGACTGCCGATAACagttaaaggaaaggaagtgGGATGCTTGAGGAAGTTGGAAACTTTGGTATGCCATTTTGAAGGTTACTTAGACTACGTGGAGTATCTCAAAACTCGGGATGAAACCAAATCACTAACCAGATACCGAATTCATGTAGGACTACTGGATAAGTATTATAAGCATTATCATGCTGATTTCAGAaggaaaacaattgtttttggTAACTGGAGTATCGACAGAGATGGAGATTTTCAGGTCATCTTCTTGAAGGACATTCAACAACTAGGCATTGATAATTGTGATCATGCAACAAGTTTATGCGATTTTTGGTCTCTAATAAAGAATGCAACTGAACTGGAGGCTATCAAGATTAGTGATTGCAatagcatggagagcttggtttcatcttcttggttctgcTCTGCTCCACCACCATCTCCATCTTATAGTGGAATATTTTTTGGTCTTAAAGAGTTTAAGTGTTATGATTGTAAGAAcatgaagaagttgttccctCTTGTCTTGCTGCCAAGCCTCGTAAACCTGGAATACATTGAAGTTGGTAActgtgagaaaatggaggagataataggtgGAACAAGATCAGATGAAGAAGGGGTTATGGGTGAAGAAAGCAGCACCGATCTCAAACTCCCCAAGTTAAGATCTCTGGTATTGATTAGAttaccagaactgaaaagcatttgCAGTGTAAACCTGATTTGCGATTCTCTCCAATCAATAAGAGTAAAGAATTgtgagaagctgaagaggatgGGAATTTGGCTtccgttgcttgaaaatggcgagccatctcctcccccttctctCGCAAGAATCCATGCAAGTTCAAAAGAATGGTGGGAGTCAgtagtggagtgggagcatcctaaCGCGAAGGATGTCCTTCGTCCCTTTGTAAGGTTTGAG GGTATGGCGAATATCAACTTTCGTCGATCTGGTCTGCATAACGTGAACAAGATTAATAAAGTATCGAATTAA